A window from Zingiber officinale cultivar Zhangliang chromosome 7A, Zo_v1.1, whole genome shotgun sequence encodes these proteins:
- the LOC121999688 gene encoding two-component response regulator ORR41-like has translation MAALAISSCGRRALLVDDNVINRMVVRKLMEEQGIALEEAENGKKAVELVKEGRVFDLILMDREMLVMDGPQATKQLRSLGVTTPIVALSADAMQSDKDSFLQAGADDFVEKPLSIDKFALVLTKYGLQDGQAADQ, from the exons ATGGCGGCCTTGGCGATCTCCTCCTGCGGCCGGAGAGCTCTCCTTGTCGACGACAACGTCATCAACCGA ATGGTGGTGAGGAAGCTGATGGAGGAGCAGGGGATTGCCTTGGAGGAGGCGGAGAACGGGAAGAAGGCGGTGGAGCTGGTCAAGGAAGGCAGGGTCTTCGATCTCATCCTCATGGATCGGGAAATGCTCGTCATGGATGGCCCTCAG GCCACTAAGCAGCTGCGGTCGCTGGGAGTGACGACCCCCATCGTAGCTCTCTCGGCCGACGCCATGCAGTCCGACAAGGATTCTTTCCTTCAAGCCGGCGCTGACGACTTCGTAGAGAAG CCTCTAAGTATAGATAAGTTTGCTTTGGTTCTCACGAAGTATGGCCTTCAGGATGGCCAAGCTGCAGATCAGTAG
- the LOC122002361 gene encoding uncharacterized protein LOC122002361, producing the protein MTECEPRIIDVDDPINFTGIFSEESEHMSISSDSLSSSILSSDGSQDVTRCDSFRLSLQSQFSSMPLSTIPLVSLDKGDISEGKYEEGLQAGVVGDEGKEISVACQEGCNCYQIENSVGSSISSDTSSWDFERIDICISSLNLERKDSSELVQGGETALDIFDSDLLSPSFSALSAVRDFKPWPSSRPLASVGQEDEVSSTSTDSDEPLFWPLDHSLYYFLDFEKFLCPSPCGKEDKSVTTARIPLSKLAKLGIHQNSPQANKKDDRGFRRRIPLNSATKCDSKVRGNGAPKTTSMPSMLGISTRTTSPRHPCNISKRRGKPQLKIEVAREEDYDSSEPVNLLSKEAELFDCMLERGSIEDLIGLNEFDGHEGIDANLGEQLTLLLSPCGGLIPLDAEFIKGR; encoded by the coding sequence ATGACTGAATGTGAACCAAGGATCATTGATGTGGATGATCCAATTAACTTCACTGGTATTTTCTCTGAAGAAAGTGAGCATATGTCGATATCTTCAGATAGCTTGTCTTCTTCTATCCTAAGCTCTGATGGGTCACAAGATGTTACGCGGTGCGATAGCTTTAGACTCTCACTGCAAAGTCAATTCTCCTCAATGCCATTGTCGACAATCCCCCTTGTTTCTTTAGACAAGGGAGATATTTCTGAGGGAAAATATGAGGAGGGACTACAAGCAGGTGTCGTCGGAGATGAAGGGAAAGAGATTTCAGTTGCCTGTCAAGAGGGTTGCAATTGTTACCAAATTGAGAATTCAGTGGGCAGCAGTATAAGTTCAGATACGTCATCATGGGATTTTGAAAGAATAGACATTTGCATATCTTCGTTGAATCTGGAGAGGAAGGATTCATCTGAGCTTGTACAGGGTGGAGAAACAGCACTCGACATCTTTGATTCTGATCTTCTCAGCCCTTCTTTCAGCGCCTTAAGTGCTGTGAGAGACTTTAAACCTTGGCCGTCGAGTAGACCCTTAGCATCTGTTGGTCAAGAGGATGAAGTCAGTTCGACAAGCACTGATTCAGATGAACCACTTTTTTGGCCACTCGACCACAGCTTGTACTACTTCCTGGACTTTGAGAAGTTCCTATGCCCATCTCCCTGTGGCAAGGAAGATAAAAGTGTCACGACTGCAAGAATTCCTTTGTCAAAGCTGGCTAAGTTGGGAATCCATCAGAACAGTCCACAAGCCAACAAGAAGGATGATCGAGGATTTAGAAGAAGGATCCCACTGAATTCTGCTACTAAATGTGATTCAAAAGTTCGGGGCAATGGAGCTCCAAAGACTACTTCGATGCCGTCTATGTTAGGCATATCTACAAGAACTACTTCTCCTCGTCATCCTTGCAATATCTCCAAGAGAAGAGGAAAGCCTCAGTTGAAGATAGAGGTGGCAAGGGAAGAAGACTATGATAGTAGTGAACCAGTGAATCTACTTTCAAAGGAAGCTGAGCTATTTGATTGCATGTTGGAAAGGGGATCAATTGAAGACTTAATTGGTTTAAACGAGTTCGACGGCCATGAAGGGATTGATGCTAATCTTGGGGAACAACTTACACTTCTTTTATCTCCTTGCGGAGGCCTAATTCCGCTGGACGCTGAGTTCATCAAAGGGCGGTAG